From Streptomyces sp. Edi4, one genomic window encodes:
- a CDS encoding acetyl-CoA acetyltransferase, whose product MAIVGVALSDSGRVDDATPYALHAQAARRALADSGLDRSVIDGFGSAGLGTLAPVEVAEYLGLRPTWVDSTAVGGATWEVMAAHAAEAIAAGHARAVLLVYGSTARADIKAGRRTANLSFGSRGPLQFEVPYGHTLIAKYAMAARRHMHQFGTTLEQLAEVAVQARANAATNPQAMFRDPITVDEVLSGPMIADPFTKLHCCVRSDGGCAVLLAAEEYVPDTAKSPVWVLGSGTSVSHTTMSQWPDFTVSPAAVSGRLAFERAGVRPGDVHLAEIYDAFTYMTLVTLEDLGFCAKGEGGTFVEKGRLLRDGALPVNTDGGGLSACHPGMRGLFLLVEAVRQLRGEGGAGQVRRPGGALPEIAVASGTGGWFCSSGTVVLGRG is encoded by the coding sequence GTGGCCATCGTGGGTGTCGCGCTGTCCGACAGCGGGCGGGTGGACGACGCGACCCCGTACGCCCTGCACGCCCAGGCCGCCCGGCGCGCGCTCGCCGACTCGGGGCTGGACCGGAGCGTCATCGACGGGTTCGGCTCGGCCGGGCTCGGCACCCTCGCGCCGGTGGAGGTCGCCGAGTACCTGGGGCTCAGGCCGACCTGGGTGGACTCCACCGCCGTCGGGGGCGCGACCTGGGAGGTCATGGCCGCGCACGCCGCCGAGGCGATCGCGGCGGGCCACGCGCGCGCCGTGCTTCTCGTGTACGGGTCGACCGCGCGCGCCGACATCAAGGCGGGCCGGCGCACGGCGAACCTCTCCTTCGGCAGCCGGGGCCCGCTCCAGTTCGAGGTGCCATACGGTCACACGCTGATCGCCAAGTACGCGATGGCCGCGCGCCGCCACATGCACCAATTCGGCACGACGCTGGAGCAGTTGGCGGAGGTGGCGGTGCAGGCGCGGGCGAACGCGGCCACCAATCCGCAGGCGATGTTCCGCGACCCGATCACGGTGGACGAGGTGCTGTCCGGCCCGATGATCGCGGACCCGTTCACCAAGCTGCACTGCTGCGTGCGTTCCGACGGGGGGTGCGCGGTGCTGCTCGCAGCCGAGGAGTACGTACCGGACACGGCCAAGTCGCCGGTGTGGGTGCTGGGTTCGGGCACATCGGTCTCGCACACGACGATGTCGCAGTGGCCGGACTTCACGGTGTCACCTGCGGCGGTGTCGGGACGCCTGGCCTTCGAGCGGGCGGGGGTGCGGCCGGGCGACGTGCACCTGGCCGAGATCTATGACGCGTTCACCTATATGACCCTGGTGACGCTGGAGGATCTGGGGTTCTGCGCGAAGGGCGAGGGGGGCACGTTCGTGGAGAAGGGCCGGCTGCTGCGGGACGGGGCGTTGCCGGTCAACACGGACGGCGGCGGCCTCTCGGCGTGCCATCCCGGGATGCGGGGGTTGTTCCTGCTGGTGGAGGCGGTACGGCAGCTGCGCGGGGAGGGAGGCGCGGGCCAGGTACGCAGACCGGGCGGCGCGCTGCCGGAGATCGCGGTGGCGTCGGGCACGGGGGGCTGGTTCTGCTCCTCCGGGACGGTGGTGCTGGGGCGGGGGTGA
- a CDS encoding acyl-CoA dehydrogenase family protein: MDAAFTAEQDEIRRTLREVLAKHCGPQDVKNAVRTPAGHDAALWRRLCGELGLVGLALPEEYGGAGCTPTELALACEETGRALLPSPLLATAVLAAPLVAALGSGAQKAALLPLIARGERTATLVVPGAGLAPALGLTGGGADGAWAGGGRAGGIQAGRSPDGGWRLYGEATQVLDGHSAQLLVVAAHAGGYARSRILFFVVPGDAAGLRRIRQTTVDETRTQARVQLREVEGELLGGADGPDPAVALAGVGRTAAACLAAEAVGAASEALERTVAYVKEREQFGRAIGSFQAVKHRLADLYVQVQAARSAAYYAAWDPDAGALALAQGLDASRSVAAEAVQLHGGIGFTWEHEAHLYFKRAAADDLLFGPAHRLRGHAAERAGLFDGGARRRAG, encoded by the coding sequence ATGGACGCCGCCTTCACCGCGGAGCAGGACGAGATCCGCCGCACCCTGCGTGAAGTGCTCGCCAAGCACTGCGGCCCACAGGACGTCAAGAACGCGGTGCGCACCCCGGCCGGTCATGACGCCGCGCTCTGGAGACGGCTCTGTGGTGAGCTCGGGCTCGTGGGGCTCGCGCTGCCCGAGGAGTACGGGGGAGCGGGGTGCACGCCGACCGAACTCGCCCTGGCCTGCGAGGAGACGGGCCGCGCTCTGCTGCCCTCCCCGCTGCTCGCCACCGCCGTGCTCGCCGCGCCGCTCGTCGCGGCCCTGGGGAGCGGGGCCCAGAAGGCCGCCCTGCTCCCCCTGATCGCCCGGGGCGAGCGGACCGCCACCCTCGTGGTGCCCGGCGCCGGGCTCGCGCCGGCGCTCGGCCTGACCGGCGGGGGCGCGGACGGCGCGTGGGCCGGGGGCGGCCGGGCCGGTGGCATCCAGGCCGGGCGGTCGCCGGACGGCGGCTGGCGGCTGTACGGGGAGGCCACGCAGGTGCTCGACGGGCACAGTGCCCAGTTGCTCGTGGTCGCCGCGCACGCCGGCGGATACGCCCGCAGCCGCATCCTGTTCTTCGTCGTACCCGGCGACGCGGCCGGCCTGCGCCGCATCCGCCAGACCACTGTGGATGAGACACGTACCCAGGCGCGGGTACAGCTGCGGGAGGTTGAGGGTGAGTTGCTGGGCGGCGCGGACGGTCCCGATCCCGCCGTCGCGCTCGCCGGCGTCGGGCGCACCGCCGCCGCCTGCCTCGCGGCCGAGGCCGTCGGGGCCGCGAGTGAGGCGCTGGAGCGGACGGTGGCGTACGTCAAGGAACGCGAACAGTTCGGGCGGGCCATCGGGTCCTTCCAGGCGGTCAAGCACCGGCTCGCCGACCTGTACGTCCAGGTGCAGGCGGCGCGGTCGGCGGCCTACTACGCGGCCTGGGATCCCGACGCGGGCGCTCTCGCGCTGGCTCAGGGGCTGGACGCGTCGCGGTCGGTCGCGGCGGAGGCCGTGCAGTTGCATGGGGGGATCGGCTTCACTTGGGAGCACGAGGCGCACCTCTACTTCAAGCGGGCTGCGGCTGACGACCTGCTCTTCGGGCCGGCCCACCGTCTGCGCGGCCACGCCGCCGAGCGGGCGGGCCTGTTCGACGGGGGCGCGCGCCGCCGGGCGGGCTGA